A genomic segment from Peribacillus sp. ACCC06369 encodes:
- a CDS encoding YjcG family protein, whose product MKYGVAIFPSKKLQDLANSYRKRYDTKYAFIPPHLTLKPTFEATDMEISTIAEQLKDIAKKCKPFTMNVTKAKSFQPVSNTIYFKVDLSEGLQELHDALNNEEFMKSENEHAFVPHITIAQDLSDNEHSDVLGQLSMLDVSHEEEVKRVHLLYQLEDGAWTVYETFRLGAE is encoded by the coding sequence ATGAAATATGGTGTTGCAATTTTCCCATCAAAAAAACTTCAAGATTTAGCTAACTCCTATCGAAAACGGTATGATACGAAATATGCTTTCATCCCACCGCATCTAACGCTTAAACCAACGTTCGAAGCGACGGATATGGAAATTTCAACCATTGCTGAACAATTAAAAGACATTGCTAAAAAGTGCAAGCCTTTTACGATGAACGTAACGAAAGCGAAGTCTTTCCAACCCGTAAGCAATACTATTTATTTCAAAGTTGATTTATCCGAAGGGCTTCAAGAGCTGCATGATGCACTTAACAATGAGGAATTTATGAAAAGTGAAAATGAACATGCATTTGTCCCGCATATTACCATCGCTCAAGATTTATCCGATAATGAGCATTCTGATGTTTTAGGCCAATTGAGCATGCTTGACGTTAGCCATGAAGAAGAGGTGAAACGCGTTCACTTGCTGTATCAGCTTGAAGATGGGGCATGGACCGTTTATGAAACATTTAGATTAGGAGCTGAATGA
- a CDS encoding alpha/beta hydrolase-fold protein — protein MSLRKGTIKEYMFKSEALAEELELLVYLPANFSPLYKYSLVIAQDGRDYFQMGRIGRVADELLGNDEIENIIIVGIPYKDRFDRRRKYHPDGEQHIAYIRFLAHELVPFLDDEFPTYQMGHGRTLIGDSLGGTVSLLAALQYPHTFGKCIMQSPLANEAVMDAVRNFEDPHLLELYHVIGTGETDVPTTDGNKANFIEPNRELHKLLNQKGFPCFYEEFEGNHTWKYWQADLKRALLEMF, from the coding sequence ATGAGTTTACGCAAAGGCACAATTAAAGAGTACATGTTTAAAAGCGAAGCTTTAGCAGAAGAATTGGAACTACTTGTTTACTTGCCTGCTAATTTTTCGCCATTGTATAAATATTCACTTGTGATTGCTCAGGATGGCCGTGATTATTTTCAAATGGGCCGAATTGGTCGCGTAGCCGATGAACTGTTAGGAAACGATGAGATCGAGAATATCATCATTGTCGGAATTCCCTATAAAGACCGCTTTGACCGCAGGCGCAAATATCATCCGGACGGGGAACAGCACATTGCATACATACGTTTTCTTGCCCATGAACTTGTCCCGTTTTTAGATGATGAATTTCCAACCTATCAAATGGGACATGGTCGAACTTTGATCGGTGACTCTCTTGGTGGTACAGTTTCTTTATTGGCCGCCCTGCAATACCCCCATACATTCGGGAAATGCATCATGCAGTCGCCACTTGCCAATGAAGCCGTAATGGATGCTGTACGTAATTTTGAGGATCCGCATCTCCTCGAACTTTACCATGTGATCGGGACTGGGGAAACGGATGTTCCGACCACGGATGGCAACAAGGCAAACTTCATAGAACCCAACAGGGAATTGCATAAGTTACTAAACCAAAAAGGATTTCCATGCTTCTATGAAGAATTTGAAGGTAATCATACCTGGAAATATTGGCAGGCAGATTTAAAAAGAGCACTATTGGAAATGTTCTAA
- a CDS encoding phosphatidylglycerophosphatase A, which produces MADVQVHSREVTKAAKRSLIERGVSVEAIAKIVYELQFPYKADLKLEECIHSVERVLLKREIQHAILVGVELDKLAEQKKLSEPLQSIVESDEGLFGVDETIAFGAVLGYGSIAVTTFGHLDKNKIGVIHELDKKQEGIVHTFLDDIVASIAASAASRLAHRLRDEEESLTEQEKDIQEEEELIG; this is translated from the coding sequence ATGGCAGATGTACAGGTACACAGCAGGGAAGTAACAAAGGCGGCTAAACGATCATTAATAGAACGTGGTGTCAGTGTGGAAGCAATTGCAAAAATCGTTTATGAATTGCAGTTCCCGTATAAAGCTGATCTTAAGCTTGAGGAATGCATCCACAGCGTTGAGCGTGTCCTGTTGAAAAGGGAAATTCAACATGCCATTTTAGTCGGTGTGGAGCTGGATAAACTGGCAGAGCAAAAAAAGCTATCAGAACCCCTGCAATCGATTGTTGAATCTGATGAAGGTTTATTCGGAGTGGATGAAACGATTGCCTTTGGTGCAGTGCTCGGTTACGGAAGCATTGCTGTAACGACCTTTGGCCATTTGGACAAAAATAAAATAGGCGTCATTCACGAACTTGATAAGAAACAAGAAGGAATCGTGCATACCTTCCTGGATGATATCGTTGCAAGTATTGCCGCGAGTGCCGCCTCAAGGTTAGCTCATCGTCTGAGAGATGAAGAAGAATCATTAACTGAACAGGAAAAGGACATTCAGGAAGAAGAAGAGTTAATCGGTTGA
- the truA gene encoding tRNA pseudouridine(38-40) synthase TruA, which translates to MNNYKLTIQYDGGRYKGWQRLGNSDDTIQGKIENVLTEMVGEKIEIIGCSRTDAGVHALAQIANFKIGENLTESEIMNYLNRYLPQDISVVDVTLVPDRFHARYNAKDKTYLYKIWNEQYTNPFMRKYSMHVEEKLNITKMKRACQYFIGEHDFTSFSNAKSKKKSMVREIYSIDIEENAGFIKITVRGDGFLYNMVRKIVGTLIEVGLGEIDAENIPSILESKERIQTGRMAEAAGLYLVKVDF; encoded by the coding sequence ATGAACAATTATAAATTGACGATTCAATATGATGGCGGGCGCTATAAGGGCTGGCAACGACTCGGTAATAGTGATGATACCATTCAAGGGAAAATAGAAAATGTATTAACGGAAATGGTAGGGGAAAAAATTGAAATCATCGGATGCAGCAGAACAGATGCAGGTGTACATGCTCTTGCTCAAATTGCCAATTTTAAGATCGGAGAAAATCTGACTGAATCTGAAATCATGAACTATTTGAATAGATATTTACCCCAAGATATCAGCGTTGTGGATGTTACATTAGTTCCTGATCGTTTTCATGCCCGTTATAATGCTAAGGATAAAACCTATCTGTATAAGATCTGGAACGAGCAATATACAAATCCTTTCATGCGAAAGTACAGTATGCATGTTGAGGAAAAGCTGAATATCACAAAAATGAAAAGAGCATGTCAATATTTTATAGGTGAACATGATTTTACTTCTTTTTCTAATGCAAAGTCTAAGAAAAAATCAATGGTGCGTGAAATATATTCTATTGATATAGAAGAAAATGCCGGCTTCATCAAAATTACAGTGCGAGGTGATGGATTTCTTTATAATATGGTCAGAAAAATTGTCGGAACGTTGATAGAAGTTGGGTTGGGTGAAATAGATGCTGAAAATATACCAAGTATTTTAGAGTCAAAAGAAAGAATCCAGACGGGTCGTATGGCGGAGGCAGCTGGGTTGTACTTGGTAAAGGTTGATTTTTAG
- a CDS encoding type 1 glutamine amidotransferase domain-containing protein, with amino-acid sequence MRLEGKKIISLVHHDFEDLELWYPILRLKEEGAIVHLAGEKANETYIGKYGVPAVSDYEYGSIKAEEYDAILVPGGWAPDKIRRFPEVISLIQSMEENKKPIGQICHAGWVLISAKILYGKNVTSTPGIKDDMENAGATWIDKPVVVDGNLVSSRRPPDLPDYLRELINVIEKR; translated from the coding sequence ATGAGGTTAGAAGGAAAGAAAATTATCAGTCTTGTGCACCACGATTTTGAAGATTTAGAGCTCTGGTATCCGATCTTACGATTGAAAGAAGAGGGAGCGATTGTTCACCTCGCTGGAGAAAAGGCGAATGAAACGTACATTGGAAAATATGGTGTACCAGCCGTATCTGATTATGAGTATGGCAGTATTAAAGCTGAAGAATATGATGCCATTCTTGTACCAGGTGGTTGGGCACCTGACAAAATTCGTCGGTTTCCTGAAGTGATATCACTTATCCAAAGCATGGAAGAAAATAAAAAACCCATCGGGCAAATTTGTCACGCTGGTTGGGTGTTGATTTCTGCCAAAATTTTATATGGGAAGAATGTAACGAGTACACCTGGCATTAAAGATGATATGGAAAATGCGGGGGCAACTTGGATAGATAAGCCCGTCGTAGTAGATGGAAACCTTGTATCAAGCAGACGCCCGCCTGATCTACCGGATTATTTAAGGGAATTGATTAACGTGATTGAAAAGCGTTAA
- a CDS encoding DUF421 domain-containing protein, whose protein sequence is MSESVEIIFRTFTAFILLWVFVQLLGKQTIAQRTYHLYIASITMGTIAGNLAFNIKIKFLYFIIAIIIMGTVVFILNLLAVRNPRFGKWIAGEPATLIQKGQILEESMERMGYSLDSLKQALRGKDIFNIEEVECAILEINGSLSVLKKKQYQNTTKQDLPLLASAGSVPLELVYDGKILYENLSKHNYDDEWLMAELKKRNLSVFDISYAVIGTKGNLYIDLIKEQLR, encoded by the coding sequence ATGTCAGAATCTGTTGAAATCATCTTTCGAACCTTTACCGCGTTTATTTTATTATGGGTATTTGTACAGCTGCTCGGTAAACAGACGATTGCCCAGAGGACCTATCACCTTTATATCGCTTCAATTACGATGGGGACAATTGCAGGAAATCTAGCCTTTAATATTAAAATTAAATTCCTGTATTTTATCATTGCAATTATCATAATGGGTACCGTCGTTTTTATACTGAATCTACTAGCGGTTCGAAATCCGCGCTTCGGGAAATGGATTGCTGGAGAACCTGCTACCTTAATTCAAAAAGGACAAATTCTCGAAGAGTCAATGGAGCGAATGGGGTACTCACTGGATTCTCTTAAACAGGCATTGCGGGGAAAAGATATCTTCAACATAGAAGAAGTGGAGTGCGCAATTCTAGAGATAAATGGCTCCCTCTCTGTATTAAAAAAAAAACAATACCAAAATACCACCAAGCAGGATTTACCTCTACTGGCCTCAGCAGGTTCTGTACCGTTAGAGCTGGTTTATGATGGGAAGATCTTATACGAAAACTTATCGAAACACAACTACGATGACGAATGGTTAATGGCTGAACTAAAAAAAAGAAACCTTTCTGTTTTTGACATCTCATATGCCGTCATAGGGACAAAAGGAAATTTGTATATTGATCTGATTAAGGAACAATTAAGATAA
- a CDS encoding YhgE/Pip domain-containing protein produces MSNIREIFIDDLKSIYKNFFVCIVVVFLMFIPSIYAWFNIVASWDPYANTEGILVGVSNSDKGADINGEAVNIGKEVIEGLKGNKDLGWRFTTEKEAIAKVEKGDYYASIIIPENFSEHIATIMTDDPVKAEIDYYVNEKINSVAPKITAAGANSIVDNVSKSFIKSASGSILAIFNELGITLQNELPTIQKMKNMVYLLEAELPELEQNIKTVQTHVKKAEDIIKVVNDGLDSIEGITSQKDKLVSDVSSYVDSTKQAFEGLNPLLKNDIANIRSFNESTLVLANRLTGQDLPGNESDQLMEQGITRINKELYLLDSMYNLLVRVNQFSEKSLLQPEIQLVEDLRDNASNQLHALNNRSFGNLIELGENTDQVLARFQDVYLKETAPKFNEIWNETESILNKVRVTMEEGTKVIPEVKTLLDETNRTLETRSGDIDKLQKKFPEIETKIKALASKMREIDKSYNMEEVIDFLRNDIEQESEFFSEPVLLNKHSLFPIPNYGSAMSPFFTALSLWVGGTILISMLSVGVSQKNYSPYQIYIGRYLIFFIIGLMQALSVSIGNILLIDVYVADKFEYILFSVLISTVFTLIVYTFVSVLGNVGKGISVVLMVLQISSSGGTFPIQVTPPFFQHINPFLPFTYAVGLLRESVGGITWSVAGRDIFILFLYIMITLILGIILKKPLHARTQRMKDKLYGSRIF; encoded by the coding sequence TTGAGTAATATTCGGGAAATATTCATTGACGATTTAAAAAGCATTTATAAAAATTTCTTCGTTTGTATCGTTGTTGTGTTCCTTATGTTCATTCCGTCCATTTATGCGTGGTTTAATATTGTCGCATCCTGGGACCCGTATGCAAATACGGAAGGAATCCTTGTCGGTGTTTCTAATAGTGATAAAGGTGCGGATATAAATGGCGAAGCGGTGAACATAGGGAAGGAAGTAATAGAGGGGTTAAAAGGGAATAAAGATTTGGGCTGGAGATTCACAACGGAAAAAGAAGCGATAGCAAAGGTGGAAAAGGGGGATTATTACGCATCCATCATCATTCCAGAGAATTTTTCCGAGCATATTGCGACAATCATGACCGATGACCCTGTGAAAGCGGAGATTGATTACTATGTTAATGAAAAAATCAATTCCGTTGCTCCTAAAATTACGGCAGCGGGGGCCAACAGCATTGTGGATAATGTGAGCAAAAGCTTTATCAAATCAGCTAGTGGGAGTATCCTTGCAATCTTTAATGAACTGGGAATCACCTTGCAAAATGAGTTGCCGACGATTCAAAAAATGAAGAATATGGTGTATTTATTAGAGGCTGAACTGCCTGAGCTTGAACAAAATATCAAAACCGTTCAAACACATGTTAAAAAGGCTGAAGATATCATTAAGGTGGTAAATGATGGTCTGGATTCCATAGAAGGGATAACATCGCAGAAAGACAAATTGGTTTCAGACGTTTCTAGTTATGTAGATTCAACAAAGCAGGCATTTGAAGGACTCAATCCACTCTTGAAAAATGATATTGCGAATATCAGGAGCTTTAATGAATCCACTTTAGTGCTGGCGAACCGGTTAACGGGTCAGGATTTGCCTGGCAATGAGTCGGATCAGTTAATGGAACAAGGGATAACGAGGATAAATAAAGAGTTGTACCTTTTGGATAGTATGTATAATTTATTGGTGAGAGTCAATCAATTTAGTGAGAAAAGCTTGCTTCAGCCGGAAATACAGCTAGTGGAGGATTTGCGGGATAATGCTTCGAACCAACTTCACGCACTGAATAACCGATCCTTCGGCAATCTTATCGAACTTGGCGAGAACACTGATCAAGTCTTGGCAAGATTCCAGGATGTCTATTTAAAGGAAACAGCGCCAAAATTCAATGAAATATGGAATGAAACGGAATCAATATTGAATAAAGTCAGGGTTACGATGGAAGAGGGGACCAAGGTCATTCCAGAAGTGAAGACGCTTTTGGATGAGACCAATCGAACGTTGGAAACACGTTCAGGGGATATCGATAAGTTACAGAAAAAGTTCCCGGAAATCGAAACGAAAATAAAGGCCTTAGCTTCTAAAATGAGAGAAATCGATAAGTCTTATAATATGGAAGAAGTGATTGATTTCCTAAGGAATGATATTGAACAAGAAAGTGAATTTTTTTCAGAACCAGTGCTGCTCAATAAACATAGTCTCTTTCCGATTCCAAACTATGGATCAGCCATGTCTCCTTTCTTTACGGCACTATCCCTTTGGGTGGGTGGTACAATATTGATTTCCATGCTTAGCGTGGGTGTTTCTCAAAAAAATTACAGTCCGTATCAAATTTATATCGGTAGGTATCTTATATTCTTCATAATTGGGTTAATGCAGGCACTTAGTGTGTCCATAGGGAATATTCTACTGATCGATGTGTACGTAGCGGATAAATTTGAGTACATCCTGTTTTCTGTCTTGATAAGTACAGTATTTACACTCATTGTCTACACCTTCGTTTCAGTTCTTGGAAATGTTGGAAAGGGGATTAGTGTCGTCTTGATGGTCCTTCAAATTTCAAGTTCAGGAGGCACATTTCCCATTCAAGTTACGCCTCCCTTTTTTCAACATATCAACCCCTTCCTGCCATTCACCTATGCCGTTGGTTTACTTCGTGAATCTGTTGGGGGAATAACCTGGAGCGTTGCTGGTAGGGATATTTTCATCTTGTTTCTCTATATAATGATCACGCTCATCTTAGGAATCATTTTGAAAAAGCCCTTGCATGCAAGGACACAAAGGATGAAGGATAAATTGTATGGAAGCAGGATTTTTTAA
- a CDS encoding ABC transporter ATP-binding protein, producing the protein MYLTIDGIEKSFSNEKKESIKVLDEINIEVEKGSFVSIVGPSGCGKSTLLYLIAGLDKADKGEIRVAGKKVMKPGPERVVVFQEAGLFPWLTVLENVTYGLKLKKIPKEEAKSKALDILKMVHLSRYVDSYPHQLSGGMKQRVAIARALVMEPDILLMDEPFSALDEQTRMVLHKELLEIWRKTKVTIFFVTHNIREAVQLSEKIIVFATRPGKIKETISVPSMKDGVMPDSVTLHTEQRVLSILQEEIEKVLKEEMGNDYSFKTNHIHRDDSGDMGSHI; encoded by the coding sequence ATGTATTTAACAATAGATGGCATTGAAAAAAGTTTTTCGAATGAAAAGAAAGAAAGCATAAAGGTGCTCGATGAGATTAACATAGAAGTCGAGAAAGGAAGCTTCGTTTCAATCGTCGGACCTTCAGGATGTGGCAAATCGACACTTCTTTATTTAATTGCCGGCCTTGATAAGGCTGATAAAGGAGAAATACGTGTAGCTGGAAAAAAGGTGATGAAGCCAGGTCCGGAACGGGTCGTAGTGTTTCAGGAGGCCGGGTTATTTCCTTGGTTGACGGTACTTGAAAATGTTACATACGGATTGAAGTTAAAGAAAATTCCCAAAGAAGAGGCTAAATCCAAGGCATTGGACATTTTAAAAATGGTTCACCTCAGCCGCTATGTTGACTCCTATCCACATCAACTTTCGGGGGGCATGAAACAGAGGGTAGCCATCGCAAGAGCGCTGGTGATGGAACCGGATATCCTGTTGATGGATGAGCCATTTTCTGCGCTGGATGAGCAAACGAGGATGGTCTTGCATAAAGAGCTACTCGAAATCTGGAGAAAAACTAAGGTGACAATCTTCTTCGTTACCCATAATATTCGTGAGGCTGTTCAGCTTTCCGAAAAAATTATCGTCTTTGCAACCCGTCCAGGGAAAATTAAAGAGACGATTTCCGTCCCTTCCATGAAAGATGGGGTTATGCCGGATAGTGTAACTTTGCATACTGAACAAAGGGTTCTATCGATCTTGCAGGAGGAAATTGAAAAAGTGCTGAAGGAGGAAATGGGGAATGATTACAGCTTTAAGACGAATCATATTCATCGCGATGATAGCGGGGATATGGGAAGTCACATCTAG